A stretch of the Agromyces larvae genome encodes the following:
- a CDS encoding PadR family transcriptional regulator — MRDAVLAILLLGPAYGFQVHGALAERTGGRRRINVGQTYGTLDRLAKQQLVEPAGATDDGLPLHRLTRAGRAAALAWLGGADATGADPWDETVDRVLVARSIDGHGVDADAIVAVERERWARRRADAAERAEPTDAAERAEPEDPAAALARLAAAAEIERAGAALSWLAHVAAHPSAPVPVAADRPRRGRRPVARDEDQPSASA; from the coding sequence GTGCGCGATGCTGTCCTCGCCATCCTCCTGCTCGGCCCCGCGTACGGATTCCAGGTGCATGGCGCGCTCGCCGAGCGCACCGGCGGCCGCCGTCGCATCAACGTGGGACAGACGTACGGCACGCTCGACCGGCTCGCGAAGCAGCAGCTGGTCGAACCGGCCGGCGCCACCGACGACGGACTGCCGCTGCATCGGCTGACTCGCGCGGGGCGCGCCGCGGCGCTGGCCTGGCTCGGCGGTGCGGATGCGACGGGCGCCGACCCGTGGGACGAGACGGTCGACCGGGTCCTCGTCGCGCGCTCGATCGACGGGCACGGCGTCGACGCGGACGCGATCGTCGCGGTCGAGCGCGAACGGTGGGCGCGACGCCGGGCGGATGCCGCGGAGCGCGCCGAACCGACGGATGCCGCGGAGCGCGCCGAACCGGAGGATCCCGCGGCCGCACTGGCGCGGCTCGCGGCCGCGGCCGAGATCGAGCGTGCCGGTGCCGCGCTGTCGTGGCTCGCCCACGTCGCCGCGCACCCGTCGGCGCCGGTGCCGGTCGCCGCCGACCGCCCCCGCCGGGGGCGCCGGCCCGTCGCCCGCGACGAGGATCAACCGTCGGCTTCGGCGTAG
- a CDS encoding DUF3145 domain-containing protein, with protein sequence MAEAVSRAPGAARGMLFIHSSPRAVCPHLEWAAGRALGEPVSFVWTEQPVLRGTMRAEFAWTARVGDGARLASALRGWGGVRFEVSEDPTPGSDGARWMHTPDLGVFFAQTDSAGNTVVPEDRVRYAMELAGDDARELRRELRLALGQAWDDELEPFRHASDEASVVWLHQVG encoded by the coding sequence ATGGCGGAGGCAGTGTCGCGGGCACCCGGCGCCGCGCGTGGAATGCTGTTCATCCATTCCTCGCCCCGGGCGGTGTGCCCGCATCTGGAGTGGGCCGCGGGTCGCGCCCTCGGCGAGCCCGTGAGCTTCGTGTGGACCGAGCAGCCCGTGCTCCGCGGCACCATGCGCGCCGAGTTCGCCTGGACGGCGCGCGTGGGCGACGGCGCCCGGCTCGCGTCGGCGCTGCGCGGATGGGGCGGAGTGCGGTTCGAGGTGAGCGAGGATCCGACGCCGGGTTCCGACGGCGCACGGTGGATGCACACGCCCGATCTCGGGGTGTTCTTCGCGCAGACCGACTCGGCGGGCAACACCGTCGTTCCCGAAGACCGGGTCCGGTACGCGATGGAACTCGCCGGGGACGACGCGCGCGAACTGCGGCGCGAACTGCGGCTCGCGCTGGGGCAGGCGTGGGACGACGAGCTCGAGCCGTTCCGTCACGCGAGCGACGAGGCATCCGTGGTCTGGCTGCATCAGGTGGGGTGA
- a CDS encoding beta-ketoacyl-[acyl-carrier-protein] synthase family protein — MTKKIVVTGIGASSPIGGTAPESWSALLNGASGARTLEHEWVEKYQLPVTFAAEALVRPDTVLERPVAKRLDPSSQLALVAALEAWADAGSPEVDPERLGVDFATGIGGVWTLLDAWDTLREKGPRRVLPMTVPMLMPNSASGNLSLHFGARAFATTVASACASSTESIVNAVQHLRDGLADVVIAGGTESAIHPITIASFSSMQALSKRNDDPAHASRPGSIDRDGFVMGEGAGVLILETEEHAKARGAKIYAEVVGGGVTADSYHITANDPEGRGAARAVRLALAAADASPDDVTHINAHATSTPVGDPNEYQALKAVFGDRVDEIPVSATKASTGHLLGGTGALEAIFTVLAVQHRIAPPTINLTTQDPEVPFRLSGEAQPLGDAPQLAISNSFGFGGHNAVVAIRSV, encoded by the coding sequence ATGACCAAGAAGATCGTCGTCACCGGCATCGGCGCCTCGTCGCCCATCGGCGGCACCGCGCCCGAGAGCTGGTCCGCCCTGCTGAACGGCGCGTCCGGCGCCCGCACGCTCGAGCACGAGTGGGTCGAGAAGTACCAACTGCCCGTGACCTTCGCCGCGGAGGCGCTCGTCCGTCCCGACACCGTGCTCGAGCGGCCCGTCGCGAAGCGCCTCGACCCCTCGTCGCAGCTGGCGCTCGTCGCCGCGCTCGAGGCGTGGGCCGACGCGGGCAGCCCCGAGGTCGACCCCGAGCGGCTGGGCGTCGACTTCGCGACCGGCATCGGCGGCGTGTGGACCCTCCTCGACGCCTGGGACACGCTGCGGGAGAAGGGTCCGCGGCGTGTGCTGCCGATGACCGTGCCCATGCTCATGCCCAACTCGGCCTCGGGCAACCTGTCGCTGCACTTCGGCGCCCGCGCGTTCGCGACCACGGTCGCGAGCGCCTGCGCGTCGAGCACGGAGTCGATCGTGAACGCGGTCCAGCATCTGCGGGACGGCCTGGCCGACGTGGTGATCGCCGGTGGCACCGAGTCGGCGATCCACCCGATCACCATCGCCTCCTTCTCCTCCATGCAGGCCCTGTCGAAGCGCAACGACGACCCGGCGCACGCTTCGCGCCCCGGCAGCATCGACCGCGACGGCTTCGTCATGGGCGAGGGCGCCGGCGTGCTCATCCTCGAGACCGAGGAGCACGCGAAGGCCCGCGGCGCGAAGATCTACGCCGAGGTCGTGGGCGGCGGCGTCACCGCCGACTCGTACCACATCACCGCGAACGACCCCGAGGGTCGCGGCGCGGCCCGCGCGGTGCGCCTCGCACTCGCAGCGGCGGATGCCTCGCCCGACGACGTGACCCACATCAACGCGCACGCCACCTCGACGCCCGTCGGCGACCCGAACGAGTACCAGGCGCTGAAGGCCGTGTTCGGCGACCGTGTCGATGAGATCCCGGTCTCGGCGACGAAGGCGTCGACCGGGCATCTGCTCGGCGGCACCGGCGCGCTCGAGGCGATCTTCACCGTGCTCGCGGTGCAGCACCGCATCGCTCCCCCGACGATCAACCTCACGACGCAGGACCCCGAGGTCCCGTTCCGTCTCTCGGGCGAGGCGCAGCCCCTCGGCGACGCGCCGCAGCTGGCGATCTCGAACTCGTTCGGGTTCGGCGGGCACAACGCGGTCGTCGCGATCCGCAGCGTCTGA
- a CDS encoding beta-ketoacyl-ACP synthase III has translation MTEPTLRQSQGVAHTRIYAVGAARGANVVPNDDLVGPIDSSDEWIQQRTGIVTRTRAGADVAALDLATEASREAIAKSGVAPDEIDLVIIATISNVQQTPSMAAVVADRVGANPAAAYDVNAACAGYTYAVAQADALIRAGVARNALVVGAEKLSDVVDPTDRSISFLLGDGAGAVVIGASETPGISGTVWGSDGSKAGAVGMNHTLTEFRDGAAEWPTLRQEGQTVFRWAVWEMAKVAKQALEEAGIGPGDLAAFIPHQANLRIIDEFAKQLRLPESVVIARDIVTTGNTSAASIPLATHRLLEEHPELSGGLALQIGFGAGLVFGAQVVVLP, from the coding sequence ATGACCGAACCCACGCTCCGCCAGTCGCAGGGTGTCGCGCACACCCGCATCTACGCCGTCGGTGCCGCGCGCGGCGCGAACGTCGTGCCGAACGACGACCTCGTCGGCCCCATCGACTCCTCCGACGAGTGGATCCAGCAGCGCACCGGCATCGTCACCCGCACCCGCGCCGGCGCCGACGTCGCCGCGCTCGACCTGGCCACCGAGGCATCCCGCGAGGCGATCGCGAAGTCGGGCGTGGCACCCGACGAGATCGACCTCGTGATCATCGCGACCATCTCGAACGTGCAGCAGACCCCGTCGATGGCCGCGGTGGTGGCCGACCGGGTCGGCGCCAACCCGGCCGCCGCCTACGACGTGAACGCGGCGTGCGCCGGGTACACCTACGCGGTCGCCCAGGCCGACGCCCTCATCCGCGCGGGCGTCGCCCGCAATGCGCTCGTCGTCGGCGCCGAGAAGCTGTCGGACGTCGTCGACCCGACCGATCGCTCGATCTCGTTCCTGCTCGGCGACGGCGCGGGCGCCGTCGTCATCGGCGCGAGCGAGACGCCCGGCATCTCGGGCACGGTATGGGGGTCCGACGGGTCCAAGGCCGGCGCCGTGGGCATGAACCACACCCTCACCGAGTTCCGCGACGGCGCCGCCGAGTGGCCGACCCTCCGCCAGGAGGGGCAGACCGTCTTCCGCTGGGCCGTCTGGGAGATGGCGAAGGTCGCCAAGCAGGCGCTCGAAGAGGCCGGCATCGGCCCCGGCGACCTCGCCGCGTTCATCCCCCACCAGGCGAACCTGCGCATCATCGACGAGTTCGCCAAGCAGCTGCGACTGCCCGAGTCCGTCGTGATCGCACGCGACATCGTCACGACCGGCAACACCTCGGCCGCCTCCATCCCCCTGGCGACCCACCGTCTGCTCGAAGAGCACCCCGAACTCTCCGGAGGGCTCGCCCTCCAGATCGGCTTCGGCGCCGGACTCGTGTTCGGCGCCCAAGTGGTGGTTCTGCCCTGA
- a CDS encoding PucR family transcriptional regulator — MATKPRTKAETLAWLRTIAGELATRTLKRLEDTLPWYGDMPPSRRSAVGLVAQAGISSFIAWFDDPKSTPWIAADVFGAAPRELLRSVSLQQTLQLIRVTVEVVEERIKDGGEPLREAILLYSREIAFAAADVYARAAEARGLWDARLEALVVDSILTGEADDELPSRIAALGWHGHGEVAVLVGTAPKQFDVDQVRRAARHMHADVLVGVQGNRLVVVIGRAEPRSVEGEDAIGTAPANTFMEIASQLEPYFGSGHLVLGHEVSNLVDASKSARAALAGFAVARSWRNAPRPVHADDLLPERALAGDALAKATLVHRIYRPLQAHSTELLSTLWSYLDNGRSLEATARELFVHPNTVRYRLKRVSDVIGWDATGAREALILQTALIVGSMNDHEISPRRRPQS; from the coding sequence GTGGCGACGAAGCCGAGGACGAAAGCGGAGACGCTCGCATGGTTGCGCACCATCGCGGGCGAACTCGCCACGCGGACGCTGAAGCGACTCGAGGACACGCTGCCGTGGTACGGCGACATGCCCCCGAGTCGCCGATCGGCCGTCGGGCTGGTCGCGCAGGCCGGCATCAGCTCGTTCATCGCCTGGTTCGACGACCCCAAATCGACCCCCTGGATCGCCGCCGACGTGTTCGGGGCCGCACCGCGGGAACTGCTCCGTTCGGTGAGCCTGCAGCAGACGCTGCAGCTCATCCGGGTCACGGTCGAGGTCGTCGAGGAGCGCATCAAGGACGGCGGTGAGCCGCTGCGCGAGGCGATCCTGCTGTACTCGCGCGAGATCGCGTTCGCCGCGGCCGATGTGTACGCGCGCGCCGCCGAGGCCCGCGGGCTCTGGGATGCGCGACTCGAGGCGCTCGTCGTCGACTCGATCCTCACGGGTGAGGCCGACGACGAGCTGCCCAGCCGCATCGCCGCGCTCGGCTGGCACGGCCACGGGGAGGTCGCGGTACTGGTCGGCACCGCGCCCAAGCAGTTCGACGTCGATCAGGTGCGCCGTGCCGCCCGGCACATGCACGCCGATGTGCTCGTCGGGGTGCAGGGCAACCGGCTCGTGGTCGTGATCGGTCGCGCCGAGCCGCGCTCCGTCGAGGGCGAGGACGCGATCGGCACCGCACCGGCGAACACCTTCATGGAGATCGCCTCGCAGCTGGAGCCGTATTTCGGGTCGGGTCACCTCGTGCTCGGCCACGAGGTCTCGAACCTGGTGGATGCCTCGAAGAGCGCGCGTGCGGCGCTCGCGGGTTTCGCGGTGGCACGGTCGTGGCGCAACGCACCCCGCCCGGTGCACGCCGACGACCTGCTGCCCGAGCGCGCGCTCGCGGGCGATGCGCTCGCGAAGGCGACGCTGGTGCACCGCATCTACCGGCCGCTGCAGGCGCACTCGACCGAACTGCTCTCCACGCTGTGGAGCTACCTCGACAACGGCCGTTCGCTCGAGGCGACGGCGCGCGAGCTGTTCGTGCACCCGAACACGGTGCGGTACCGGCTGAAGCGGGTCTCCGACGTGATCGGGTGGGACGCGACCGGCGCCCGCGAAGCGCTGATCCTGCAGACCGCGCTCATCGTGGGGTCGATGAACGACCACGAGATCTCGCCGCGGCGACGCCCGCAGAGCTGA
- a CDS encoding ACP S-malonyltransferase — protein MIVVVCPGQGSQTPGFLSPWLAEPGFADRLAELSDAAGVDLVRHGTESDADTIRDTAVAQPLIVAAGILSFDALAADGRRDRIGGVAGHSVGEITAAAATGILSGTDAVDLVAERGRAMADAAVLAATGMSAVVGGDEAELLARLDALGLEPANFNGGGQIVVAGAVDALEALRAEPPAGARVIPLQVAGAFHTRYMAPAVERLAAKAAALAPADPALPLWTNRDGSRVASGTEYLELIVGQVSSPVRWDRCMTSFADGGVTGIIELAPAGALVGLAKRALKGVPTVAVKTPDDLPAAFELLDRAA, from the coding sequence GTGATCGTCGTCGTGTGCCCAGGTCAGGGCTCCCAGACCCCCGGCTTCCTCTCCCCGTGGCTCGCCGAGCCCGGCTTCGCCGACCGCCTCGCCGAACTGTCCGACGCCGCGGGCGTCGATCTCGTCCGGCACGGCACCGAGAGCGACGCCGACACCATCCGCGACACGGCCGTGGCCCAGCCGCTCATCGTGGCCGCCGGGATCCTCTCGTTCGACGCGCTCGCCGCCGACGGCCGCCGCGACCGCATCGGCGGCGTCGCCGGCCACTCGGTCGGCGAGATCACCGCGGCCGCTGCGACCGGCATCCTCTCGGGCACCGACGCGGTCGACCTGGTCGCCGAGCGCGGCCGGGCGATGGCGGATGCCGCGGTCCTCGCCGCGACCGGCATGAGCGCCGTGGTCGGCGGCGACGAGGCCGAGCTCCTCGCCCGGCTCGACGCGCTCGGGCTCGAGCCGGCGAACTTCAACGGCGGCGGCCAGATCGTGGTCGCCGGCGCCGTCGACGCCCTCGAGGCGCTGCGCGCCGAACCGCCGGCCGGCGCCCGGGTCATCCCGCTCCAGGTCGCGGGCGCCTTCCACACCCGGTACATGGCGCCGGCCGTCGAGCGGCTCGCCGCGAAGGCGGCCGCGCTCGCGCCCGCCGACCCCGCGCTCCCGCTCTGGACGAACCGCGACGGGTCGCGAGTCGCGAGCGGCACCGAGTACCTCGAGCTGATCGTGGGCCAGGTCTCGTCGCCCGTGCGCTGGGACCGCTGCATGACCTCCTTCGCCGACGGCGGAGTCACCGGCATCATCGAACTGGCTCCGGCCGGTGCGCTCGTCGGTCTCGCCAAGCGGGCGCTCAAGGGCGTGCCGACCGTCGCGGTCAAGACCCCCGACGACCTTCCGGCCGCGTTCGAGCTGCTCGACCGCGCCGCCTGA
- a CDS encoding acyl carrier protein, whose product MALSTEEVLAGLAELINDETGIATDTVELDKSFTDDLDIDSISMMTIVVNAEEKFDVKIPDEEVKNLKTVGDAVDFIVKAQA is encoded by the coding sequence ATGGCACTGTCCACCGAAGAAGTGCTGGCCGGCCTGGCCGAGCTCATCAACGACGAGACCGGCATCGCGACCGACACGGTCGAGCTGGACAAGTCGTTCACCGATGACCTCGACATCGACTCCATCTCGATGATGACGATCGTCGTCAACGCCGAGGAGAAGTTCGACGTCAAGATCCCCGACGAAGAGGTCAAGAACCTCAAGACCGTCGGCGACGCCGTCGACTTCATCGTCAAGGCCCAGGCCTAG